DNA sequence from the Eptesicus fuscus isolate TK198812 chromosome 7, DD_ASM_mEF_20220401, whole genome shotgun sequence genome:
GAGAAAAgcatctaaaagtcaagtgaattaaaaatctgaggaacagaataaactggtgaacttaatagaatcaggcatagaatgggagtggattgataattctcaggggaaaggggtgtctgtatggggagtatgggaagagactggacaaaaatcatacacctatggataaggacagcggggggggggggaggtaagggaaaggggggtaggaactgggtggtggggagatatgtggggaaaaaggagaaacaattgtaatctgaacaataaagattcattaaaaaaataaaataaaataaaaattatttgagaaaagCACAACTTTAACTTTATAAACAGAATTTGAAATAACCTTGTACATTCTATGGGAAAGTACCTTAATAGAAAACCTTCAGCATTTCTTTATATCAGGGTTTGTTAAAAAGCACTAAAATTTCCCTACAACATTCCTTTAACTAATTATGTTTTCTTAAATGATATGACATAATATTTGACTAAAGGACATGTCTCCAGTGTATTAACAGCTTCTGGTAACAGTAGAGTATTTGAGACCTGAACAAGTATGGTTATAAAAGTCTATAATGAAATATTGATAAGTGTATAAACAATATACAAAGCAATATGAATTAGTGTATATAGAATTATAGTTACCtaaaggtaaaaagaaacacaaaattttCAAACTAAAGATAAGTTTGAAATTAGGATATAAAAAGAATTGTAAATgttaagtataataataatttatataaatactaatgtaaatataaatattagtgTGATGCTTCTAATGTTGGAAAGGATCTGAAATAATGGGAATTTTCATGCTATAGTTCTTGGATTATGATTGGTAAAACAACTTTGTATAAGAGTATGGCATTATGAATTTAAGGTGAAAATGCATATCCTAAGACCCGTTTATTGTATTGGTTTTTATACTAGAGAATTTTTTCATGCAAGTGTAACAGAATGTATATGCAAAAATGTGCATGTTACTACTGTTCTTAATAGCTGAAATTGGGGAGTCATATAAATGCCCATTAGTTATAGAATGTACAAATAAATCATGGCATAGAGACACAATAGAATACTTTGGGAAGATGTAAGAACAAGCTGAATAAAACCTAAAAGCCCTTGCTGACTATAGTGTAATGTGTATTACTGAATGGGGGTGAGGCATAAATGAGGAGAATTCATGCTCTGCAGATGAGCCTCTCATTATTGCCAATATCTGGCTTTAACTCAGAGACTGTTTTGTTGGATAAAGATAGAGTTCTATCATTTCTCACAAGTCCTGTCTGTAGTTTCCAAAGTTGGCCAAATGTTTACAGGTCAGTGTAAAATATCAAgagtaatcatatttttaaaatatcttgatgTATAGTATGATTTTTAACACCAAGATAAGCTCAATAAATACGAATGAAGGAATGAAAGTCTGAATTATTAGAGAGGAAAACAACAGGTTTTGAATCCATATGATTTTGggttctctgagcctcattttcttaTTGACAAAAAGAAGACAGTCATTCCTGGacaacaaccccatgaggtaTTCTGCAAGCAATGTGTGTTTGGGAACGTGCAAATgatgaatttataaataaatataaattatcagCATCTAGCACTCAGCAGTTGTGATTTTGCTGGGTTCACTCAGGAAACTTGAATGCTTTGGATAGCAAAAGCCTTACATAAACTATGGAAATGTCCCATCAGTCTTCCTTCATCACACCTCAGTAGTGACGATCTTAGTGCTCCCCAAATTCCACCTACTAATGTGAGTGTTTGCTGTATGTTAGAGTTGCAGGCATTGAATTTTTTAATGGTAATGATAACAACTGAAATTGGTTAACAAATTGGGTAGAGGTTAAATAAGGCaagctttgaaaaataatgaaagagaatatgTCTTTATTTGCATGTTAGCAAATAAGAgctcaggtttttttttcctaccatCAAGTATgagaaatttcattttatgttgaGAACATAGAGTACCTGGATTAGAGTGCAGCTAACTCTCTGGGAGAAAAACTTTTATAAGGAGAGTTATGTGCCCACCCATTAGCCTACCTGAGTGCTTTCTGACTTAATATTGAgcctgcaatttttaaaaagaaatgaattgcaCATCCAAAAAACAAGTATACATACTATTTCAATGTGGTAAATCAAGAAATTATCCATGTTCCAATTAGACATCAAAGCTTTCTCTTTGAAGACATGGTGAGTGCCTTGCATTGCTTCTTCACCATTTTAGTAAACACGGAATTTGTCATTGGTATTTGGGGGAGTAGATTCATAATACTGGTGAACTGCATTGACTGGTTCAAGAAACGAAAGATCTTCTCAGTTGATGGAATCCTCACTGCTTTGGCGCTCTCCAGAATTTGTCTGATTTGGGCAATAATGATGAGTTGGTTTGCAAAGGATATTTATCCATCTTCACACATGAATATAATGGAAGTTGTACTTATTATTCTCAGGGTTGTGGCCAATCATTTTAGTAACTGGTTTGCCACCGGCCTcagtctcttttattttctcaagatAGCCAATTTCTTAAATCCTGTCTTTCTTTGCCTGAAGCGTAGGTTGAAATGGTCGTTCCGGTAATGTCGCTGCGAGCATTAGTGTTCTTATCTTTAAATCTTACTATAATAAGTATGTATATTAATATCCAGATACATCCATGTGAAAGAAGTAGGACTTTGAGTTCTAAAAGGAGCAacactaaaaacatttcaaaactgaTTGTACTCACTCTTGGAGCTCTCATACTTGTTTCCAtatctctgaattttttttatccTGTTCATCTTCTCCCTATGGAAACATCTCAAGAATATGAAGCACAGTGCAATGGGATTCAGAGATCCTCACCTCAAGGCCCATATAAGAGCCATGAAAAGTGTGATGTCTTTCCTGTTACTATTTGTTGTTTATTTCCTGTCTCTTTTTATAACAATTTTCCATTCTGAGGTGATGCAGAACAAACTGGTCCTTTTGCTTGGCCAGGCTATTATAAATCTTTATCCTTCTGGCCACTCATTTATCCTGATTCTGGGAAATGGTAAGCTCAGAAAGGCTTCCCTTTCGGTGCTGGGGCAGCTGACGTGTTATTGAAAGTTGGGAAACCCTGAGATTCATCGACCACTCTGGAGAGCAGAACATATAATCTAGAAGGAAAgaagttaataatttttttgtgtggtaTTTCACCCTTCTTTGGGGTTCTTCTGTAATATgtaatatcaaatatttttaaatgtttatttgaaactagtggcccagtgcatgaaattcatgcacaggtcgGGGGAGGTGTTCCTTAGCCCggtctgcaacctctccaatctgggactcctcgaaggatgtcctactgctggtttacagggatcaggcctaaaccagcagtctgacatccctctcgcaatctgggactactggctcctaactgcccacctgcctgcctgattgcccctaaccactctgcctactggccttcttgcccccaaatacccccccacaagcctgatcacccccaactgccccccgtgccactgtgctcgcccccaactgctccctcctgctggcctgctcgcccctaccttccctccccactggcctgcttgccgccaactgcctccctgctggcttgctcactACAGTATCTATAAGAGTCAGAGAAGGAATGAGTGccagaaataaaacatgaaaatattgatgtataaatatttctctcttctccgcGTCCAGTGCATCTAGAGagtggtccagttcctgagtagggttCATggaggattgagaaaatgaaagagacagacacaaatacaGTAGGGAGagctgggactgggagagacagggacccagagccaatacagcacatttattttatacagcaaaaaaacaGGACGTTTTactaaaggtcaagacaaaggagattatgtacattcttgggtgggcccgagTCATATTCATTCTGGGTGCTTGGCTGGAGTTAGATAACAAAACCTACCTCTTGGCGCCTGgactgaaggtcaggctgacaacactcctgcctctggcaaggtgtgtttccaggacgtggctctgccgacaccactggattcagctgacaataattaaagaaatgctcatgtgccttcccaggcactctctacatTGATGCATTTGAAATTTATCctgaaaacaataatgaggttATTACTGGGGAAAACCCTCTACAAAAGGACAAGATTATAAATAGAGGAAACAATGAGACGAATCTTACCATCACTGGCAAAAATGATAAGGGTCTGAACTAAGATGGTTGCCACAGGCTTGGAAAACAGGGGGTAGATTTGAGAgatattaaaatcataaaatcaaCTGGATGTAGTAACCAAATAAATGTGAAAGGTGAACAAAGGTGAAATCAGGTTGACACAGGTTTCTGGCTTCTGTGAATAGATGACCTACAAAGGACTAGCTCTGTCATTGCAGAATTGATACTGGATTCGTTTGAGAAATTAAGGACCAGATtttgtaaattctttattttatggaGTGAATCATTCAATACCagacaggttaaaaaaaaaaaagaaagctctagctgtttggcttagtggatagagcattggctggaGGAttaaggggtcctgggttcaattcaatTTAAGAGCACATATCTCTGTTACAGGTTAgattggtgtgtgtgggaggcaaccaattgatgtgtctctctcacatcgatgtttctctctctgtctttcccattcccttcaactctctctaaaacatcaacgggaaaacatccttgggtgaggattaacaaaaaggaaagagagagagagagagagagagagaaagagagataaaaaaaaaaaaaaggtgtcatCAATCTTATCAATCTTCTATCTCTCTTATTTTATCTCTGGTCCTGAGGGCATGAAACGTTGAAGGTGCATTCTTCCTCTGAATGTAATTTGTTGGCAACAAACatgatgataaaaaaaacaacaaccctcttCTTTTATTGTGTCTGGGTTGTGGTGGACCCCCATTTGTTTGTTCTGAGAGGTTGACATGTAAAGTTCAATTAGTCTGAAAGCATCATCTAACCAGCAGAAGTGTCTATGTGGTCCTGCCTTTACACATCCAGGAACAGTGGCTCACACCATCTCCTCCCTCAGGTTAGCTGGGTCATAATTTGAACTTTTATGTTTACTATTAGTTTATTTGCTCTAAAGACCCCATCAAAAAAGTGGGGCTGGGGATGACATCTAATTACTCTTGGTTCCACTGCATTGAAGCTATTAGTAAATTAAAATGTTCTTCTTGTTAATTTCAGATGATCAGAACAGATACCTCTAAGGTATTTTGTATTTCAAACAAAATTATATGCAACAGAATAGTCCTAAATATAGTTAcaaattttaaagcacttttccataaaataatctgaacaatattcTGGGGAGGGGGGAATTCCTATGCTTTAGCTAATGCTTTTCGTTCTTCCTACTCTCCTTACTTtctcaagaatttttttaaaaaagtaatactccctttttatacttcaaaaaagtttttgaggaaacaagATAAATTCAGTTTTTGTGACTTATAGTTTGGGGTGCCTATGTTTCATAAAAGatttagcattaaaaataatgtttaaaatgctAATGACAGATGAACTGAAAGGCCCACatctttaaagcaaaaaaaaaaaaaaaaaaaagtttccatggGAATTATGGTACTGAATTTAGATGCATATATTGCACACCAAGTTTCTGAAAATTTCCAACTCTATACCTTACTCTCAATGTAGTGACTTACACTACAAAAGCTTCATAATTAATCAGCAGTACAGGGATTGCTTGTTTCACTTACATCTTGA
Encoded proteins:
- the LOC129149726 gene encoding LOW QUALITY PROTEIN: taste receptor type 2 member 14-like (The sequence of the model RefSeq protein was modified relative to this genomic sequence to represent the inferred CDS: inserted 3 bases in 2 codons), whose product is MVSALHCFFTILVNTEFVIGIWGSRFIILVNCIDWFKKRKIFSVDGILTALALSRICLIWAIMMSWFAKDIYPSSHMNIMEVVLIILRVVANHFSNWFATGLSLFYFLKIANFLNPVFLCLKRRLKXVVPVMSLRALVFLSLNLTIISMYINIQIHPCERSRTLSSKRSNTKNISKLIVLTLGALILVSISLNXFFILFIFSLWKHLKNMKHSAMGFRDPHLKAHIRAMKSVMSFLLLFVVYFLSLFITIFHSEVMQNKLVLLLGQAIINLYPSGHSFILILGNGKLRKASLSVLGQLTCY